The sequence TTCATGGTACCGGTGGCTTCAAAGCGGCGCGTCACCTCAGCATTTACGAGCCAGGCGGGCGTCGCAAAGCCGTGGTCGATCAGGAACTGCATGGCGCGCTCCTGTTTCTCGCGGGCCACGGGTGTGTACACCGGTCCATCTTGGTTGTATGTTTTAAACGTCTCGTAGACGCCGCCCACGGTGCGCCCCACGTGGCCGAGGTAGCGGCCCCATTGGTTGACAACCGCGCCGTAGAGCTCTTCCAGCGTCTCGTAGTTCGCGCCGTCTTTGCGGGTCCACTCCACCAAGTTGGGCACGGTCCGCTTCAAGTTGGCCAGCCCCAGTTCGCTCGCGCGCACCGCGTCGTGGCCGATGTCTTCACGCTGCGACCGCGGATCGACCGGCGCAAGTGTTTGCCGTCCGTAGAAGTAGTACGGGTCGCCTGCGTGGCTGCGCACCCACTCGTCGAGGGTTTCGGTATCCGCTTCAGGCGATCCCTCGATGTCGGTGTAGCCCCACTTGATGGCCCACTTGTCGTAGATGCCAATCTTGGGCATAAAATTGGTCACGCCATCGCCGGGCTGTGCCACGTAGTTGAAGCGGGCATAGTCCATGATGGAAGGCGCCGTGCCGTGTGTCTTCATGTACGACGGCGAGCGGAGCGAGTCGACCGGGACGGCATAGCTAGAGCCCCAGTTGTGCGGCAGGCCGATGGTGTGGCCGACCTCGTGGGCCGCCACAAATGCAATGAGCTTGCCCATCACCTCGGTGTCGAACGTGCGCCCGCGGGCTTCGGCATTGGCCGCGGCTGTCTGGACGAAGTACCAGTTGCGCAGCAGGTTCATCACGTTATGGTACCAGCCGATGTCCGATTCCAGGATTTCGCCGGTCCGCGGGTCGTGCACGTGCGGACCGTAGGCGTTCTGGACGTCGGAGGCAAAGTAGCGGATGGTGGAGTAGCGGATGTCGTCGGGGTCGAAGGTCGAGTCGGCCTCCGAGGGCAGGCGGGCATCGATGGCGTTTTTGAAACCGGCGGCGCGGAAGGCTTCGTTCCACATCTCCACGCCGTCCACCAGGTACGGCCGCCATTTCTCGGGCGTGGCCGGGTCGATGTAGTACACAATCGGATCCTTGGGCTCCACCAGCTCGCCGCGGGCATAGGCCGCAGGGTCGCTCGGCTCAAGGCGCCAGCGGGTTATAAAGCACTCCTCTTTGGCTTTTTGGGCGTTGGCGCTGTAGTTGGTGCGCTCCACCTCAAAATACCCCACGCGCTTGTCGCACAGGCGCGGCTGCATCGGGTCGCTCGGCAGCTGCACGAGCGAGTGGTTCATGGCCACCGTAAGGCTGTTGGTCGACTCGTTCGAGGGTGGGTTCTGCGCCGTGTAGGTAAGGACGTTTTCGATGTCGAGATTTTTGGGAAAGCTCTCCACATCGTCAATGTACGTCCGGTCGCCATCCAGGCGGCGCACGCGGTATTGCTCGCGGGCCCCCTGCGGAATGCCGAGCGACGGCACATCCTTCGTGAACAGGTCGGTCGTCTCAACAACCACGGCGGTGGAGTCGTCGTTGAGCGCTTCAATGTCGAAGGCCGCGATGATCGGCTCCACGTTGGAGTTTTGCACCGCGCGGTACACCGGATCTTCCGGGTTGGCCACGTTCTGGTAGCTCACCACGCGCAATAGCACCTTCTCGGGACGGCGCTCCATCCGAAGCACCTGCGTGTTGGCCTTCTCGCCGCCGTAGCCGAAGTTGGTGGCGGTTTTGGCGATCCGCGACACCATCAACAGCTCGTCGCCGAACAGCTCATTCGGAATTTCGAAGTAGAGCTTGTCGCCGACGCGGTGCGTGGTGATGAGCCCTTCATCGGTTGTGGCTTCGTCGGTAATGACCTCGCTGTAGGCTTTGAGGTCGTCGTCGGTGTCGTCGCTCGACTGCTGCGATGATGTGCTTTGTGTGCTGGTGGACGTTGTGGCTTGTGAGCTGGAGCAGCCGGTGAGCACGCCAAGTGCGAGCACCAGCAGCAGGCCCAGCCGCGCCGTGTATCGATACCTCATGCGGTCGGAGAGTCCCTGTGATGGAAAAGACAAATACCGATACGTATGAAGATTGAGGGAGCGCAGAAGTTCGCGCGGTTCATCACGAGGAGATGCGTTCCACAACAACGAGGCGGGGCGGCGCGTGGCGCTGGTTCACGAACCGGTAATCCAAGACCTCGAAGGCGTCGGGCGGAAGGGCCGCGGCCCACGATTGCACGGCAGCCGCTTCGTCGGGGCCGCCGGCGTGCCCGGTGTAGCACACCACGCTGATGCGTCCGCCAATGCGCAGGTGTGCGGCCGCGGCCTGGAGCGCCGCCACGGTGGTGGCGGGCCGCGTGATGATGGCATGGTCGTGCCGCGGCAGGTAGCCCAGGTTAAAGGCTACGGCGCACAGGGCATGGTGGGCGTCGGCGGGGAGGTGCGCGGCCATGTGCTCGTGCCCCACATGGTGCAGGGTCACGCGGTCGGCCAGCTGCCGGTTGGCCAGGCGGCGCGTGGTGGCTTCGAGTGCGGCCTTTTGCACATCAAACCCAATGACGTGGCCGTTGGGGCCCAGGGTTTCGGCCAGGAAGGCGGTGTCGTGGCCGTTGCCCACGGTGGCATCCACGCCCCACCGGTTGTCGGGTGGCGCGGCCGCCGCGGCTTCGTGCAGCAGGTGGTGGGCCTGATCCAGAATGGAACGAAAGGGCATGACGCGGGCCGTGGGGTGGGTTGAGGGCATGGAACGAGGAGCCACAGGCGGCCGGACCTCAAGCGCGCGCCGGGCCGAGGGTGCGCGCCGCAAGCCAGCGGTTCAGCGCCACCACCAACACCAGCGCAAGGCCCCATTGCACCAAGCAGGTGGCAATGCTGTAGGGCTCCAGCGGGTTGTACCACTGATCGGTGTACACGGCCGCGGCCTGATACAGCCACCAGCTCAGGAGCACCACGGCTTGCAGGGGCACCGCGCCGCCGACCAGGCGCTGCCAGAGCAGCCCCGGATCGATGTCGCCGGGGACCTGCGCAATGGCTTCGGTGCGGAAGCGCGCGGCGCCATAGCGAATAACCGCAAACGCCACAAACGCGCCCGAAATGATGAGCGCCACGCCCCACACGAAGTCCTGGTTTGCCAGCACCGTGGTGCTCAGGGCAGAAGGCAAGCCCAGCACGAAGCCCGCGCCCCCCACAGCGGCAATTGCTTTCGAGCGATTCAGTCCGGCATCGACGGCGGTGCGCGTGGCCAGCTCAATCATGGAGATGAGCGAGCTGAAGGCCGCAAACGAGAGGCCCAAGAAAAAGAGCATTGCAAACAGGCGGCCCAGCGGCATCGCCTGAAAGAGTTGTGGCATCCAGATAAAAGTGAGCCCCGTGCCGGCCGGTCCGCTCTGCTGCATGACGGACAAAATCTCGGGCCGGCTCATCTGGCTGCCCAGCACAGCGAACACCGTCCCAAAGATGATCATCCCGGAGACCAGCGATACGATGTTGTTGCCGATGCCTGTGATGAGGCCGTTTTTCACGACGCCGTGCCGGCTTTGCATGTAGGCGCCGTACGTGAGGATGAGGCCCCAGCCTGCGCCGGTGTCCCACGCGTTTTGGGTGAGGGCCTCCAGCCACACCTCGGGGCGCGCGAGTGTTGACCAATCCGGGGTGAACAGGAACGCGAGGCCTTCCCACGCCCCGTCGAGCGTGAGCGTGCGGCCCAGCGCCGCCAGCAAGATGACGAACAGGGTGGGGATGAGCACTTTGTTCACGCGCTCAATCGAGGAAACGCCTTTCCACACGGCCCAGGCGCCGCCGAGCATGGCCAGGGCATGGAATAGGACCGGCGTGCCGCCGCTCTGAAATTGATCCCACACGCCTTGCGCGGCCGTCGTGGATAGCGGCAGCCGGTTGGTGACGGCTTCCACAAAGTAAAAGAGGGCCCACCCGCACACCACCGCGTAGTAGAACATGATGGCGGTAGCCACGAGTCCAACAAACGCGCCCATCCAGGCCCAGCGCCGCCCGGCCACCTTCGCAAACGTGCCCACGATGCCCATCCGGCCCTTGCGGCCCAGCGCGTATTCGGCAATGATGAGCGGGATGCTCCACACCAGCAGGAAAACCAGCCACGCCACCAAGAAGGCTCCCGCGCCGCCCTCGCCGGCGTTGGTCGCCGCAATGCGCGGGAAGCGCCAGATGTTGCCCGTACCTACGGCAATGCCCAGCACGCTAAGGAGCAGTCCGAGGCGCGAGGAAAAACGCTGGTCGTTGGAAGAAGCAGCCATACGTGGAGAAATCTGACCGAAAGGCAAACGCACCTTGTAGAGTAACGGCGCGGAGGCATGGGTTGCAAATCGGTCGCGTTTTTCGGTGAACGCGCCGCGGCCCGCGCCGTACACCCGCCGCGCACGTATTGATCGAACCCTTGTAGGCTATGTTTACCGGAATTATCGAGGAGGTGGGGCGCATCCACGCGGTGCAAGCGCGTGATGGCGGCCGCCGCTTGACCATCGCAGCGTCGTTTGCCGATGCGCTCTCCGTTGACGAAAGCGTGTCGATTAACGGGGCCTGCCAGACGGTGGTGCGCGCCGATGCCGACACGTTTGACGTGGTGAGCATCGAGGAGACGCTCCGAAAAACAACGTTTGGTGCGCTGGAAGCGGGCGACGCGGTGAACCTCGAGCGCGCGCTGCAGCCGGGCGACCGCCTCGACGGCCACTTTGTACAGGGCCATGTAGACGGCACCGGCACCGTGGTGGACGTGACGCGCGAGGGCACCGACTGGCTTTACACCGTGGAGTATCCGGCCGATAAGGCCGCCTATCTCATCCCGGTGGGCTCGGTAGCGCTCGATGGCATCAGCCTAACCGTGGCCCGTCTTACGAACGAAACCCTCACGGTGGCCATCATCCCGCATACCTACGCGCACACGACCGTCGCGGAGTGGGCGGCGGGCACGCCGGTCAACATCGAGTTCGACATGGTGGGCAAGTACGTGGTACGCGCCCTGCAAACCGACCGCGACCGCCCCGACGCCACCGCGCTTGCGCAGCAGTGGCTCGACGCGTCGGCTTAAGCCGCGCGGCCAAGGTGCGTTTTGAGTACGGGCCAGGCGCGCTTGAGCATCGCCCGGTCGACGTCACGGTGCAGGGTAATGCGCAGCGTCTCGGGGCCAAACGGCGTGATGTGCACGTCGTCGGCCGCCGTCTGCTCGGCCAGGGCCGCTGCATCACGCCCCGGCACGTCGCAGATGATGATGTTCGTCTCTACGGTGGCGGGGTCAAGCGCTACGCCCGGCAGATCGGCCAGGCGTTCGGCCAGCCAGCGGGCGTTGGCATGATCGGTGGCAAGCTGCTCGTACTGATGCTCCAGCGCGTAGAGGCCGGCGGCGGCCAGAATGCCCGATTGCCGCATGCCGCCGCCGAGTTGTTTGCGTACGCGACGGGCGCGCGCCATCCGGTCGGCGCTGCCGGCCAGCACCGAGCCCACCGGCGCGCCGAGGCCCTTTGAGAGGGCGACCCACACCGTATCGAACGGCGCAGCAAACGCGTGCTCGGGCGTGCCCGTCGCCACGCTCGCGTTCCACAAGCGGGCCCCGTCGAGGTGCAGGCGCAGGTCATGCGCGCGGGCAGCGTTGGCAATGCGCTGGATACGGTCGACCGTGTAGATGCGCCCGCCGGCCTTGTTGGCCGTGTTTTCGAGGCACACAAGCCGCGTGACGGGAAAGACGGCGCCCGTGGGGCGAAGGGCGGCCGTCACGTCGTCGGCGCTCAGGCGGCCACCGGCGCCGGGTACGGGCCGCAGCTGCACGCCAGAGAGCAGCGCGGGTGCCCCCGATTCGTAGTTGAAGATGTGCGAGCCCTGCTCTACAATCACTTCGTCGCCGGGTCGTGTGAGCACGTGCAGCGCAATCTGGTTGGCCATCACGCCCGAGGGCACAAACAGTGCAGCTTCCTTGCCGAGGCGCTCTGCAACCACGGCCTCCAACCGGTTGACGGTGGGGTCTTCGCCGTACACATCGTCGCCCACGGTGGCGGTGGCCATGGCACGGCGCATCCCTTCAGAAGGGCGGGTGACGGTGTCGCTGCGGAGGTCGATCATGGATTACAGGTGGGGCGA comes from Salisaeta longa DSM 21114 and encodes:
- a CDS encoding sodium-dependent transporter, yielding MAASSNDQRFSSRLGLLLSVLGIAVGTGNIWRFPRIAATNAGEGGAGAFLVAWLVFLLVWSIPLIIAEYALGRKGRMGIVGTFAKVAGRRWAWMGAFVGLVATAIMFYYAVVCGWALFYFVEAVTNRLPLSTTAAQGVWDQFQSGGTPVLFHALAMLGGAWAVWKGVSSIERVNKVLIPTLFVILLAALGRTLTLDGAWEGLAFLFTPDWSTLARPEVWLEALTQNAWDTGAGWGLILTYGAYMQSRHGVVKNGLITGIGNNIVSLVSGMIIFGTVFAVLGSQMSRPEILSVMQQSGPAGTGLTFIWMPQLFQAMPLGRLFAMLFFLGLSFAAFSSLISMIELATRTAVDAGLNRSKAIAAVGGAGFVLGLPSALSTTVLANQDFVWGVALIISGAFVAFAVIRYGAARFRTEAIAQVPGDIDPGLLWQRLVGGAVPLQAVVLLSWWLYQAAAVYTDQWYNPLEPYSIATCLVQWGLALVLVVALNRWLAARTLGPARA
- a CDS encoding threonine aldolase family protein; protein product: MIDLRSDTVTRPSEGMRRAMATATVGDDVYGEDPTVNRLEAVVAERLGKEAALFVPSGVMANQIALHVLTRPGDEVIVEQGSHIFNYESGAPALLSGVQLRPVPGAGGRLSADDVTAALRPTGAVFPVTRLVCLENTANKAGGRIYTVDRIQRIANAARAHDLRLHLDGARLWNASVATGTPEHAFAAPFDTVWVALSKGLGAPVGSVLAGSADRMARARRVRKQLGGGMRQSGILAAAGLYALEHQYEQLATDHANARWLAERLADLPGVALDPATVETNIIICDVPGRDAAALAEQTAADDVHITPFGPETLRITLHRDVDRAMLKRAWPVLKTHLGRAA
- a CDS encoding riboflavin synthase, which gives rise to MFTGIIEEVGRIHAVQARDGGRRLTIAASFADALSVDESVSINGACQTVVRADADTFDVVSIEETLRKTTFGALEAGDAVNLERALQPGDRLDGHFVQGHVDGTGTVVDVTREGTDWLYTVEYPADKAAYLIPVGSVALDGISLTVARLTNETLTVAIIPHTYAHTTVAEWAAGTPVNIEFDMVGKYVVRALQTDRDRPDATALAQQWLDASA
- a CDS encoding tRNA (mnm(5)s(2)U34)-methyltransferase gives rise to the protein MPFRSILDQAHHLLHEAAAAAPPDNRWGVDATVGNGHDTAFLAETLGPNGHVIGFDVQKAALEATTRRLANRQLADRVTLHHVGHEHMAAHLPADAHHALCAVAFNLGYLPRHDHAIITRPATTVAALQAAAAHLRIGGRISVVCYTGHAGGPDEAAAVQSWAAALPPDAFEVLDYRFVNQRHAPPRLVVVERISS
- a CDS encoding zinc-dependent metalloprotease translates to MRYRYTARLGLLLVLALGVLTGCSSSQATTSTSTQSTSSQQSSDDTDDDLKAYSEVITDEATTDEGLITTHRVGDKLYFEIPNELFGDELLMVSRIAKTATNFGYGGEKANTQVLRMERRPEKVLLRVVSYQNVANPEDPVYRAVQNSNVEPIIAAFDIEALNDDSTAVVVETTDLFTKDVPSLGIPQGAREQYRVRRLDGDRTYIDDVESFPKNLDIENVLTYTAQNPPSNESTNSLTVAMNHSLVQLPSDPMQPRLCDKRVGYFEVERTNYSANAQKAKEECFITRWRLEPSDPAAYARGELVEPKDPIVYYIDPATPEKWRPYLVDGVEMWNEAFRAAGFKNAIDARLPSEADSTFDPDDIRYSTIRYFASDVQNAYGPHVHDPRTGEILESDIGWYHNVMNLLRNWYFVQTAAANAEARGRTFDTEVMGKLIAFVAAHEVGHTIGLPHNWGSSYAVPVDSLRSPSYMKTHGTAPSIMDYARFNYVAQPGDGVTNFMPKIGIYDKWAIKWGYTDIEGSPEADTETLDEWVRSHAGDPYYFYGRQTLAPVDPRSQREDIGHDAVRASELGLANLKRTVPNLVEWTRKDGANYETLEELYGAVVNQWGRYLGHVGRTVGGVYETFKTYNQDGPVYTPVAREKQERAMQFLIDHGFATPAWLVNAEVTRRFEATGTMNRIREEQVDALNLILDPQRIARLLEAEAVETDVAPYPAEAMFADLRNGVWSELDDGEAIGPFRRNLQRGYLQRMHYLMTEDIEPMELPDWAEDYLIYTPVNVVQSDLRALVRSELNTLQDNIARALRRTSDDATEMHLRDALERIDRTLNPEQDA